The nucleotide sequence ATTGGGGTGTTGACCTAACACATCGCGGAAACGTTCGTTTTTATCAGCTAACAAACGTTCTTCTCCTTTTACCCTGTTATTTTCAATGACCAATCTAATAATATGTTGCCCGCTTAAGGCCCCTAAAAATAAATTATGCTGCCATTCGGGTATTGCTGTACCGGTATAAAAATCAATTCCGCTTGGCGAAACCGACGGATCCCAATAATAAACAGGTTGCTCCATACCCTCTTTCTGGGTAATGCCCTCACCTATTTCTTCGCCGCTGTATTCTAATCCGTACGTTATAACCGGCCAACCGTAGTTTTTACCGGCTTCTATAAAATTAATTTCGTCTCCGCCTTTTGCTCCAAATTCAGCTTCCCAAAGTTGTTTGGTAACTGGGTGAAATGCCAACCCTTGCGGATTTCTATGACCGTAAGAATAAATTTCGGGGTTTGCGTTGGCTTCCGATATAAAAGGATTTGACGCAACCGGCTGCCCGTTTGTAGTAATCCGGATAATTTTTCCCAAAGCAGCATCTAATTGTTGTGCTTGTGGTCGTGTTGCCAAATCAGATCTTTCACCGGTACTTACATATAGATTTCCTGTATCGTCAAACGCCAATCGACTGCCATAATGCAGACTACCATTATATGATGGTTCGGCTCGATAAATCACCGTAGAACCCTCAATTGATTGTTCATCAGCTGACAACCTTCCTTTAGCAACCGAGGTTAAATTGCCATTTCCATAGGGTTCAGAAAACGACCAATAAAGCATTCTGTTCGACTCAAAAGCAGGATCTAAAGCAACATCTAACATACCACCCTGACCACCATCATCAACCACAGGAAAACCATCTACCTTTGATAAAAACGTACCTGTTTCGGAAAAAATCTGCATATATCCTGATTTTTCGGTAACCAATAAATTTCCGTTTGGCATATTTACAATTGCCCAAGGGCGACCAATGTTAGAAGCAATTACTTCAATTTTAAGTTGAGTTTGCGTTTTTACGCTTCCAATTCGGGTTTGTCCTTCAAATGCCGGTTTATAACTTGTATTGGGTGGCAAAGTTTCAACAGGATCACCTGTTTGGATTGGTTCTTCAATTGGATCACTGGTATCATTGCAAGAGAAGATTCCGGCTAAAACAAAGATCGGAATAAAACAAAAATTCTTTTTCATAGCTAAAAAAATTACAATTATTCAGTCTTAAATTTACAAAATAATATTACAAACAGCTTATTTTTAATTTATTAGTTCCAAAAAAGTTAAAAAGAATCAGTAAATTCAATTTATTTTCGCATTGATGTTTCTAATAAAAATATAATTTTAAAATATTATTTAAATGGTTAAATTTGGTCTTTCAAACAATGACAATATAAATTAAAATATAACAAGATGATTATTAAACCAAGAACAAGAGGCTTTATCTGTTTAACATCGCATCCCGATGGAACGGCTGTGAACATTAAAAATCAAATTGAATATGTTAAATCACAGGGAGAAATAAAAAACGGACCAAAAAAAGTTTTAGTAATTGGTGCTTCTACAGGTTTTGGAATTTCATCAAGAATAGCTGCTGCTTTTGGTTCTGATGCAGCAACAATTGGCGTTTTCTTTGAAAAACCAGCCGCAGAAGGCAAACCCGGAACTGCCGGTTGGTACAATTCTGCCGCTTTTGAAAAAGAAGCTCAGGCTGCCGGTTTATATGCAAAATCTATTAACGGCGATGCTTTTTCAGATGAAATCAAACAACAAACCATTGATTTAATTAAAAAAGATTTAGGAACCGTTGATTTGGTTGTTTACAGTTTGGCATCTCCTCGCAGAACACACCCAAAAACCGGCGTGGCTTACGCATCGGTCTTAAAACCAATTGGTCAGCCATTTTCTAACAAAACAGTAGATTTTCATACAGGCGTGGTTTCTGATATTACCATAAATCCTATCGACAGCCAAGAAGATATCGACAATACCATTGCGGTAATGGGCGGTGAAGATTGGAAATTTTGGATGGAAGATTTACAAAAAGCAGGTGTTTTGGCAAATGGTGTTAAAACGGTGGCGTACTCATATATTGGCCCTGAATTAACATTCCCTATTTACCGAAACGGAACTATTGGTCAGGCAAAAAATGATTTAGAAGCAACTGCATCAACCATTAGTTCTATCTTAAAAAATGTGAATGGCGAAGCGTATGTCTCTGTCAATAAAGCATTGGTAACGCAATCAAGCTCTGCAATTCCGGTTGTTCCTCTTTATATCTCGTTGTTATATAAAGTGATGAAAGAGAAAGGTATTCACGAAGGAACTATTGAACAAATGTATCGTTTATTTAACGAACGTTTATATACTGAAAACGGAGAAATTCCATTGGATACCGAAGGTAGAATTAGAATCGATGATTTAGAAATGCGCGAAGACGTTCAGCAAGAAGTGGATAAGTTATGGAAAGAAGCTACGACTGAAAATTTAGAACAAATTTCGGATATTAAAGGATATAGAGATGATTTCTTTAATTTATTCGGTTTTAATTTTGATGAAATTAATTACGATGCCGAAACCAATGAAGTTGTTAACGTACCAAGTATTTAAATAGCATTTATTTTATAACACAATCCCGATCAGTTGATCGGGATTGTGTTATGATTTTCATACAGTGATTAAAGCTATCATTTTACTACTTTTAAGATTATTACGAAGCTTATAAAAACTAAAATTATTAAAGTTTCCGTCAGTTCTAGCTTGTCGAGAACTTATAATTGAAAGACTTCTTGATACGATTTTTCTTCATTTTATTACGAAAACTCTACTCGAAGTGACGAGTATTAACAAAAAACCTCAAACATAACATTTGAGGTTTTATATTTTTAATTCAGTTTAAAGTTGTAAACAATACTTCCAATCTGTTCTGCAGATGCAGATGCTTTTGGTTCCCATTTGGTACGCATTGCGGCATCTTTTGCAATATTTTTTAAACAGCTTGAACTATTTGTAGTTCCTTTAATTCCCGGTGTTGCGCTAATTACATTTCCGTTTCTGTCAACCACTACACGAACTACGATTGTTCCTGCTTCGTTACAGTTGTTTTGTGGTGTAGGGCGTGATGTCGCTTTTCTGCCCGATAACGAATAACCGTTTCCGCCACCTGTTCCAGATCCCGATCCAGCTCCGATTCCCGTACCATTCCCAGTTCCGTGACCGCCGCCTGTTCCACCACCAGAACCACCGTCGCCATAATAATTGTTAGAATTTAACGATCCGTCTTTTCTTCCTTTATTACCTGCAACGCCGTCATCGCCATCTCCACCAGATTTATTTCCGTTCAAGCTTGATGCTGCATTCTTAACAAAATCGGAAACCTGACGCGTTTTTGGTTGTTCTTTCACAGGTTTTGTAATGGTTTTAGGTTTATCTTTTGTAGTAGTTGTTTTTTTAACCACTGTGTAATCACGAACGTCTTTAGTGTTTTCTTGTGCTAAAATTTCTTCTTCAACTTCGGGTTCACGAGCTGCTGCCGATTTTTTATTGGCTTCGGTAACATTTAATACTTCGCTTGTAAAATCGGAACCCATACCCAAATCGCTGTCGCCGAAATTAATTTCGACTCCGCCACCGCCACCGCCTGCTAATTCAGATATATCAACAGAATTTGCAAAACGTATAAATATCAAAATCATTAACAAAACTCCAACTACTGCTGCTGTAACTGCCATTGATTTTTTTTCTTCGTTTGTAAACTGCATCATCATATTTTCTAATAAAGCTTAAATTTTAGGTAAATATACATTTTTTATTTAGTT is from Flavobacterium dauae and encodes:
- a CDS encoding PQQ-dependent sugar dehydrogenase; the protein is MKKNFCFIPIFVLAGIFSCNDTSDPIEEPIQTGDPVETLPPNTSYKPAFEGQTRIGSVKTQTQLKIEVIASNIGRPWAIVNMPNGNLLVTEKSGYMQIFSETGTFLSKVDGFPVVDDGGQGGMLDVALDPAFESNRMLYWSFSEPYGNGNLTSVAKGRLSADEQSIEGSTVIYRAEPSYNGSLHYGSRLAFDDTGNLYVSTGERSDLATRPQAQQLDAALGKIIRITTNGQPVASNPFISEANANPEIYSYGHRNPQGLAFHPVTKQLWEAEFGAKGGDEINFIEAGKNYGWPVITYGLEYSGEEIGEGITQKEGMEQPVYYWDPSVSPSGIDFYTGTAIPEWQHNLFLGALSGQHIIRLVIENNRVKGEERLLADKNERFRDVLGQHPNQSLYAVTDSGKIYRISKN
- the fabV gene encoding enoyl-ACP reductase FabV, yielding MIIKPRTRGFICLTSHPDGTAVNIKNQIEYVKSQGEIKNGPKKVLVIGASTGFGISSRIAAAFGSDAATIGVFFEKPAAEGKPGTAGWYNSAAFEKEAQAAGLYAKSINGDAFSDEIKQQTIDLIKKDLGTVDLVVYSLASPRRTHPKTGVAYASVLKPIGQPFSNKTVDFHTGVVSDITINPIDSQEDIDNTIAVMGGEDWKFWMEDLQKAGVLANGVKTVAYSYIGPELTFPIYRNGTIGQAKNDLEATASTISSILKNVNGEAYVSVNKALVTQSSSAIPVVPLYISLLYKVMKEKGIHEGTIEQMYRLFNERLYTENGEIPLDTEGRIRIDDLEMREDVQQEVDKLWKEATTENLEQISDIKGYRDDFFNLFGFNFDEINYDAETNEVVNVPSI
- a CDS encoding energy transducer TonB, with protein sequence MMMQFTNEEKKSMAVTAAVVGVLLMILIFIRFANSVDISELAGGGGGGVEINFGDSDLGMGSDFTSEVLNVTEANKKSAAAREPEVEEEILAQENTKDVRDYTVVKKTTTTKDKPKTITKPVKEQPKTRQVSDFVKNAASSLNGNKSGGDGDDGVAGNKGRKDGSLNSNNYYGDGGSGGGTGGGHGTGNGTGIGAGSGSGTGGGNGYSLSGRKATSRPTPQNNCNEAGTIVVRVVVDRNGNVISATPGIKGTTNSSSCLKNIAKDAAMRTKWEPKASASAEQIGSIVYNFKLN